The following DNA comes from Musa acuminata AAA Group cultivar baxijiao chromosome BXJ1-4, Cavendish_Baxijiao_AAA, whole genome shotgun sequence.
GGAAAAGCCTTCAGGATAATATTCCACCAGCCTATGGTAACTTGGATATCTACAGGAGCCCTCATTTAGCTAACAATCATCTTCAAGGAGGAATACCCACTTCCTTCAAAAATCTGTGCAAGTTGCAGAATTTGATATTGTCAGGCGTCAATATCAACAAAGATTTGTTAGAACTCGATGAAATTTTTTCTGGTTGCGTCAAGATGAGCCTAGAGGTTCTAAGCTTAGCCAGAACGAATATTAGTGGGCAGTTGCCTGAATGGTTATTCCAACTCAGGAAGCTTAAATCACTCCAGTTGGAGCAGAATCTGATTTCCGGGCCTATTCCTGTATCAATTGGacaactagcatcactccaaGAGCTCCTTCTTGCTCAAAATCAATTGAACGATACAATACCAGAAAGTGTCTGGTGGCTATCTCAGCTAGTTTCTTTGGACCTCGAGCACAACAATTTGGAGGGTGTAATATCTGAGGCGCATCTTGGAAACCTCACAGAATTGAAACACTTATATTTGTCGTCCAACTCCTTGGCTCTGAAGGTCGAGAGCAATTGGCTTCCTCCCTTCCGGCTAGAATCCCTTTGGATGAACTCCTGCAAACTGGGTCCTAAGTTCCCTTCATGGCTCCGGTCTCAAATAAATATTTCAGAAATTGATATATCTAATGCTAGTATTTTTGATGCTATGCCAAACTGGTTTTGGAGCTTAATTTCGACAGCAATGTACGTGTTTGTCTCCGGCAATCAGATCAGTGGCCACGTACCCAATTTATTACATTTAAACGACCTTGTGAATTTTGATTTAAGTTCAAACTACTTTGATGGTCCTCTTCCATATTTTTCTCCTAGATCGGCTTTATTAGATCTGTCAAACAATTCATTTTCGGGAATAATTTCACCTACCATCTTCATGAATATGACTTacctcatatatttatcattttcagAAAACAATTTAAGTGGTGAAATTCCCTTCTCTATATGCAATCTGTCGTTCTCAGTGGTTCTTGatctttcaaaaaatatgttATCAGGAGAGCTCCCCAATTGCTGGAGTAATTCTATCCAAATTAGAGTTATGGATTTTTCAAGCAACAACATATCTGGAGTTATTCCTGAGTCAATATGTTCCATAGAATCGCTTCAGTCGTTGCACTTGAGCAATAACAGTCTATCTGGAGAACTGCCGTTGTCCTTGAAGGATTGTGGGAATTTATACCTTCTTGATGctgaaaataataatttgaaaggTGAAATTCCAACTTGGATAGGTGAAAATATAACTCATTTGAGGTTCCTCAATCTGCGATCAAATATGTTGTTCGGAGATATTCCTCCAAATCTTTCAAGATTGAGTTCTCTCCAATTTCTCGACCTTGCAGATAATGAGCTATCGGGAACTATTCCAAGAAGCTTTGGAAATTTTACTGGCATGAAAGTAATTGAAAATTTTTCAAATTGGACGACAGATCAAATTAGATATCAGGAGCAGATGTTTATAACAACTAAAGGAAACACTCGATCTTATGGTATGTCACTTTTGATCATGAATATCTTGGACCTCTCAGACAATAACTTATCTGGAGGAGTACCCGAAGAACTCACGGGTCTTTTTGGCTTATTCAGCTTAAATTTATCTGGAAATCATTTCACAGGAGAAATCACTGAAAATATCAGTAAATTACAACAGTTGGAGTCCCTTGACTTGTCAAGAAACAACTTTTCTGGCACAATTCCTTCTAGCCTCGCTGCCTTGACATATTTGGCTCACTTGAACCTCTCATATAACAATTTGTCAGGGGAAATTCCACGTGGTAATCAACTTTTAACCTTCAATGATCCATCTATCTATATTGGCAATCCTGGTCTTTGTGGGCTTCCTCTGAACCAAAGTTGCAATGTCAGTGAGACAACACGAGGTCAAAGTAATGCAAACGATAGAGATAAGAATGAGATGATATGGTTCTACACGAGCATGGCACCAGGATTTGTTGTTGGTTTCTGGGCAgtctggggtaccttaatacttaacaagaattggaacctTTACTATTTTCGTTTTATAGACAACATGCTTGACAAAGTATATGTGTTTACCGTACTGAAAGTTTCTAGGATCAGAAAACGTTGTTGTTCCCAGCAAGGATGATAAATTTGAACATCAATATCTGCTGTATGAGAGTTCATCTcattaatatcatatcatcagctTGAATAAATTTTCTTCTTCTGAATACTTTTGGACTTGTATACAAGTAAGTCATGCACTCTCAATTTTGATCATTTCTGTTAAGATCTCCATACGAAATGTTCTAATTCTGGGGATTGCCAGAAAGCTTGCACCTTCTAATTAGTTTTTCCAAAATAGACACCCCTTTTTTTAGTTGTTCAGTTTGGCAGAAATGAAAGGAGGTTAAAACTTTTACGAAGATATAGATAGAATttatgattttcttttctttcctttttcttttgatgtCCAAATCAGAAGTTAAAAagatcctcttttttttttttctcagttaTATAGTATCTGCTTTCATCCTCTATTTTCCCAAGTTTATGGTATCTACTTTCATCAAATGCATTTgcatgtcttcttcttcccaaCCATTACGTGCCGAAACTGACACAATTGCAATCACAAGCTCTGCTGTAAAAGATTTGGCCATCTTATTCGATTAATTTGACTCTTAATGAACTTATGCATACGTGTTTTATATCATGCATTACTCTTGTTTATGATCTACTCATGTAATGCTCCTCTCGTTTGAGATTCTTGTCTTCATCAATCAAATACAAATTGGATGCATCATAAGCTCAAGTCCACCAGATGTGCAGCTGCATGATCTTCTTGCATCTCATGCTCAGATCTTTTCAGTTGATGAGTCTCCCATTAATGGGGGACATGCTGCTGCAGCTGATGGAATTGGGCCGAAGAGGCTTTCACATGCATGTCAATGTGACAAGGATGATATGTGCACGCAAGAATGATCCATTTATGGCCACCTTCAAAATTCATGTGAGATGTCAtatgctttgttgttgttgttgctattgTTGAAAAGGTATGGCATAAGAAGACTATTAATATGGTTTTGAGTGTCAACAGTTagtcttttctttcattttggtGTTGTTTTGTGAACGATCAGCGCCAATCAAAGGCCAAGTTCAAATGGGGCCCCTCTTTTTGCTGTTTGCATTACCCAATAAATAAAAACCCCAAGAGAAAAGCGTCAATCATACGCAGCACTCGATTACCAAAGCCGTGTGTCCTCTGCATATTCTGTCCcttttctgctgct
Coding sequences within:
- the LOC135669683 gene encoding receptor-like protein EIX2 isoform X3, whose amino-acid sequence is MATDNVYVLFFLLAFVCIQLIKPNVCDGALTSGCIPAERSALLEFKRGLEDPTNRLSSWVNEDCCKWEGVTCSNHTGHVVKLDLHNPPNNIRPLGENNLSGEIPFSICNLSFSVVLDLSKNMLSGELPNCWSNSIQIRVMDFSSNNISGVIPESICSIESLQSLHLSNNSLSGELPLSLKDCGNLYLLDAENNNLKDNELSGTIPRSFGNFTGMKVIENFSNWTTDQIRYQEQMFITTKGNTRSYGMSLLIMNILDLSDNNLSGGVPEELTGLFGLFSLNLSGNHFTGEITENISKLQQLESLDLSRNNFSGTIPSSLAALTYLAHLNLSYNNLSGEIPRGNQLLTFNDPSIYIGNPGLCGLPLNQSCNVSETTRGQSNANDRDKNEMIWFYTSMAPGFVVGFWAVWGTLILNKNWNLYYFRFIDNMLDKVYVFTVLKVSRIRKRCCSQQG
- the LOC135669683 gene encoding receptor-like protein EIX2 isoform X1; this translates as MATDNVYVLFFLLAFVCIQLIKPNVCDGALTSGCIPAERSALLEFKRGLEDPTNRLSSWVNEDCCKWEGVTCSNHTGHVVKLDLHNPPNNIRPLGENNLSGEIPFSICNLSFSVVLDLSKNMLSGELPNCWSNSIQIRVMDFSSNNISGVIPESICSIESLQSLHLSNNSLSGELPLSLKDCGNLYLLDAENNNLKGEIPTWIGENITHLRFLNLRSNMLFGDIPPNLSRLSSLQFLDLADNELSGTIPRSFGNFTGMKVIENFSNWTTDQIRYQEQMFITTKGNTRSYGMSLLIMNILDLSDNNLSGGVPEELTGLFGLFSLNLSGNHFTGEITENISKLQQLESLDLSRNNFSGTIPSSLAALTYLAHLNLSYNNLSGEIPRGNQLLTFNDPSIYIGNPGLCGLPLNQSCNVSETTRGQSNANDRDKNEMIWFYTSMAPGFVVGFWAVWGTLILNKNWNLYYFRFIDNMLDKVYVFTVLKVSRIRKRCCSQQG
- the LOC135669683 gene encoding receptor-like protein EIX2 isoform X2, which codes for MATDNVYVLFFLLAFVCIQLIKPNVCDGALTSGCIPAERSALLEFKRGLEDPTNRLSSWVNEDCCKWEGVTCSNHTGHVVKLDLHNPPNNIRPLGGELPNCWSNSIQIRVMDFSSNNISGVIPESICSIESLQSLHLSNNSLSGELPLSLKDCGNLYLLDAENNNLKGEIPTWIGENITHLRFLNLRSNMLFGDIPPNLSRLSSLQFLDLADNELSGTIPRSFGNFTGMKVIENFSNWTTDQIRYQEQMFITTKGNTRSYGMSLLIMNILDLSDNNLSGGVPEELTGLFGLFSLNLSGNHFTGEITENISKLQQLESLDLSRNNFSGTIPSSLAALTYLAHLNLSYNNLSGEIPRGNQLLTFNDPSIYIGNPGLCGLPLNQSCNVSETTRGQSNANDRDKNEMIWFYTSMAPGFVVGFWAVWGTLILNKNWNLYYFRFIDNMLDKVYVFTVLKVSRIRKRCCSQQG